TACCCAATCTCCTGCCGATTCGGCAAAAAATTAAACTCATCACATATAAATCATGCACACGTGCGAAAGAAAAACGATAAGGGAAAGAAAAGTCCGGGCGGACGGGCGGAAAATAATATATACCGCTTCTTTTGCAAAGCAATTCTCTCTCTCTCTCTCTCTCTTCTGTACTAAATACAAGTATAATAATAAGAGACTACACGTGTGAAAAAAAAGTGATTGATGAGAGAGTTTTCTTCCCGTAATTACGTAAGGACGGACGGAAGTTTACCCCCCATACAGATTTTTTATCGCACGTCTGCGGTATTTATATAAAATGAGTTCACTCTGCAAAAAATACGGCAGGATCAAACGTATTTTCCATCCGACTCCGGATTTACCCCGCTCAAACTACAGCAAAAACAGCATCCGAAAGGGCAAAATTCCAATCGACAACCCTATTTTCGAGTGAAAACCACTCATTTCACCAAACAGACCCTCATAACCCGCAGACCTCTTTGATCAGTGCTGCCGCTTCCAGATCTCTTGGCCCCCCGCACTTTCGAACGATGCCCAGATGATACTCGATCAGTTCACGAAGTTTGGGATCATGGTTCATCACATAGCGTGTGGCATGGACCGTCGCATCGATCACCGAATTAAAACCGCGGTTCACCGGCCGCATCTCATCACGGCAGTACTCCGATCCCACAGGTTCAAGTTCCACAAAATACGCATCCTTCGTCTCGTTGACGATCCGGGCGGTAAACGCCATCCATGCATCGGCATCGCGAAGCAGTTGCATGACCATCTCACCGACAAACACATTTCTGAGATCCGACTTGGCCACGTCCGAAAACGCATACAGCGGATAGAGATACGGATCGCTGACGAAGTTCGCCGTTACCCAGCCGTACTTCTCCACATTCTCTGCCGTCTTCGATCCTTTGAAAAGGATCATCTTCGGCGACTGACCGGACCGCACGATGATCCCGATAGGTGCTGCATTATCCTTAGTGACCGCGATAACTTCGGTGATCCCTTCGCCTAACAATCCCATTGCCACCCCTCCAGAAGTGCGGTAAAAATTCCGGCGATGCAGATATCCGCAAGAGATCCCGGATTCACGCCGCCGAGGATACACTCCTCGTCGAACATGCTCAGTGAAAGGCCGCCGGCACGAACCAGCTGAGCACGTTCCATGATTGTAACCGCCCGGGCATATCCGAACTTCTTTGCAATGAACGTATCCGGATACGCGGCCATAAGACGGAGGAACATCTCCTGGATCTGGTCAGCCCCGTCCTTTTCTTTGAGAATATCGGCGGCTTTCCTTGTCAGGGCAAATCCGTTCGTCCATTCGCGGGCGACCATATCGGTCCCGCTCGAATACCTCATGACATCGAGCATGGTCATCCGCTTCTCGCGAAGCATCGCGATCGATTCAGGATTATTTACGTCCATCTCATCCTCCTTGTTGACCCTGACCTGGGTCCTGCCGAAAGCCTGATAAAAAAGAACGGCGTCCTCGACCGTTGTTCGAAGAACGGCCTCGCACGCCCCGGCGATGCCTTTGCCTTTGATCAGCGGCAGAAGAAGAATGAACGCTCCAAAATGCGTATTCCCTCCCGCATGACCGTTCGTATGCTCGACGGCCGCATACATCGCCTCGCCGAGTGTTAGTTCCGGGACTTTTTCAAAAACATCCCTGGCGAGCACGGCCGATGCCAAAAAATGCCGGAACTTCGTATCCTCGTAATCATGGAACCGGTCGATATTTCCCGGTTTGATATTGGCACTCACCTCAAGGAGCATCGATAGTTCGGCGGTTTCGGCAAGAGACAGCTTAGACATTTTCAAAGATTTTCTTCACGATCTTCTCAGAAAGCGTACGTTTCAGAGCCATATATTCATTCATCGGGAGATCGATCGACTTCAGCGTCATATCCCGGAACATACAGGGGGTAGAGGATTTACAGCAGTAGGCAAGACTGCCGAAACAGGTGTGGCTCCCCATCGAAAGAGGAATCGCGGCAGTCATTTCCTTTTTCAATGCTAGATACTCCTCCCGGCTCATCCCAAGCGACTCGAGAGAGGGAAGAAGCGGGCACTGTTTCACCGGCATACAGCAGAACGTAAGCGAGCGAAGATCGCCTCCCCGGCACAGCTGTTTGGGGGCATTATACCAGCCGATCTCTTCGGCGACCGCCCGGATATACCGGTCGAGTGTCTGAAGAACGCTGAGGCTTGCACTTCGGGCGACCGAGACGAGATCGGCCCCGTGGGCGAAATAATCCATCATCTTGTCGGGGCTGGATACGCCGTTGTTTGCGATGATGATTAAGGGGCAGCTGTTTCGAATCTGTCTGATCTTGGTGTGTCCGGTATCCATCAGATCGACATGCAGAATTGAAGCTCCGGCTTTCCAGAGCATCCGTGCGAGTTCGCGGTCATCCACAACGCCGGCACGGGTCTTGACGGAGACGGTCATGCCTTCGGCTGCAAGCGCAGAAACGATGGCACAGAGTTTCTCAGGATTGTGAAGAAGATACTCGCCACATCCTGCATCGATCATGGACTGCTGACGGCAGTGGGCGTCGATCTCGTATATGACGGAAGGTCCAAACCGTTTTGTGGCGGAAACGAACGCTTCCGGCGTTGCCCCTCTAAGGTTGAGACCGATGATGATGTCCACCCCTTCCAGAATGTCGATCTCGGTTGCTATTTCGTCGAAATCGGCATTGAACTCGGTCCGGCCCGCCGCTTCCATAGCAACAGAGGCTTTCCTGCTCGGTTCATCTGTATTGTATCCGCCAATAAAAGCAACACCGGCATGTTTACTGCGGGCGAGAACAAACTCCGCATCGGTTATTCCGGCCATAGACGCGATCACGATGGGGGTTTTGACAGGCCTTCCGTTTATTGATATGAATCTTGTAGCTGCCGTCATGAATTTTATATTAGTTGGTTTTCACTCCTAATTACTATGATGGATTGAGACAGGAAAGACGATACCCTCCGGGGACCCGTTCGAGTGCCGTGCATTTTCTGAACTCCTCGATAGAGATCCCGGCGGATGTTTCGAAAAACTCCAGAACTTTCGTCCAGGGCATAAGATATGCTTCGTTTTTTGAACCCTGACCCCGGAACTCGACCGCGAGATAACCGCGGCGGCCGGTGTATTTGACGAATCCGGAGATGTTGTCGACCTGATGCACTCCGTCCTTGTCTTTATGGAAATTACTGGTAAAGTAGAGCCGTTTTCCGTTCAGGGATTTGCACTCGATCGCGAGATAATAGGCAGGATCCAGCGAGTCGACGATGATATCCACATACTGCGTGTTGAAGTGAGACTGTTTGAGCCGGTAGGCAAACCCTTTCATCCTGTTTTCGGTGAAGAACCGGTTCATGCAGACGACCATCTCCCGCTCGAAGTCGTTACTCATCTGATGTATGATTTTGTACTCAAGAGTGATGAATCTGGCGACCAAAACGCAGGCCAAGCGTCATTATTAATGTCTGTCAGATCAAATGTACAAGCACATACCTCAAAGGAACATATTATGGGAAAGTACACGATTGTTCAGGCACGAGCCTTATCGGAAGCCGTATTCGAGATGTGGATTCATGCACCTCAGGTTGCACGCCATGCCAAGGCCGGCCAGTTCTGTATCATCCACGCCGATGGAGCGGGAGAACGGGTTCCTTTGACTATCTCCGCAACAAACGGAGACAATATCAGGATCGCTTTCATGGCTGTTGGAACCACGACGAAACTGCTCGCAACCCTCAAAACGGGTGACGAACTCCGTGATGTGGCGGGTCCCCTTGGGATGCCAAGCGACATCGTCGAAGGCTCCGAGACCGTGATCATCGTTGGGGGAGGAGTCGGCGTTGCCTGTACGCCGATCCTTGCCCAGGCGGCAAAGGACGCCGGCAACTACGTCATCGGGATCATCGGTGCACGAAACCGGGATCTTCTCATCTTCGAAGATGATATGCGGGCGATCTGCGACGAACTTTATGTAACGACGGATGACGGTTCGTACGGAATCAAAGGGTTCGCAAGCGGCCCCTTAAAAGATCTCTGCGAATCGGGCCGCAAGATCGATAAAGTCTGGATCATCGGTCCGGGCATGATGATGAAGGTCACAAGCGAAGTGACCCGTCCCTTCGGCATCAAAACCTACGTCTCTCTCAACCCGGTGATGGTTGACGGAACCGGCATGTGCGGGAGTTGCAGAGTCACCGTCGGTGGCGAGATGAAGTTTGCCTGCGTAGACGGACCCGAGTTCGATGCGCACGAAGTTGACTGGAACGATCTTATGACCAGACAGAGAATGTACCTTGCCGAAGAGAAACAGTCAATGGACTTCCGTGAAGAACATCATGAATGCCGCTGCAGGAAGGTGGAGTAAATGGACCGCGATGCAGATCTCAGAGTAGCCGACTTCGAAGAAGTGGATCTCGGACTCAACAAAGAACAGGTCATTGCCGAGGCACAACGGTGTATCCAGTGTAAAAAACCAAAATGCATCAGCGGATGCCCGGTCGGAATCGACATTCCTGCATTCATCCAGGCGATCGCCGACGAAAAGTTCCAGGATGCCGTGGACATCATCAAAAAGGACAACATGCTTCCTGCCGTCTGCGGACGTGTCTGCCCGCAGGAGACCCAGTGTCAGGGAGTCTGTGTCCTCGGCATAAAGGGTACGCCGATCGCGATCGGTCAGCTCGAGCGGTACGTTGCCGACATCGAACGAAAGAAGGGAGCGAAGTGCCCGAAGTGCGCCCAGCCGACCAATAAAAAAGTGGCGGTCGTCGGCTCAGGTCCGGCAGGTCTTGCCTGTGCGGCTGAGCTCGCACGCCGCGGTCACTCGGTGACGATCTTCGAGTCCCTGCATGAGGCGGGAGGCGTGCTGATGTACGGTATCCCGGCGTTCCGTATGCCAAAAGATATCGTCCAGTACGAGATCGACCAGGTGAAAAAGCTCGGCGTCGAGATCAAAACGAATCATATCGTTGGTCGTTCGGTCTCGGTCGAGGAGCTTCTCTCCTACAGTGCCGTGTTCCTTGGAACGGGCGCGGGCCTCCCATACTTCATGTGCATCCCGGGCGAAAATCTGCCGGGCGTGTACTCGGCAAACGAGTTCCTTACCCGTGTGAACCTGATGGGAGCAAACAAGTTCCCTGAAAACGACACGCCGGTAAAAGTCGGCAAAAAAGTCGTAGTCGTCGGCGGCGGGAACGTCGCGATGGACGCGGCGCGTGTCGCCCGGCGTATGGGTGCTGAGGTAACTCTGATGTACCGCAGGGGCGAAGCAGACATGCCGGCAAGACTCGACGAAGTCCGCCACGCAAAAGAGGAAGGTGTTTTCTTCATGACCGCGACGAACCCGATCGCAATCCTCGGCGAGAACAACGCCGTCTCAGGCGTCAAGGCCATCAAGATGGAACTCGGCACGCCCGGAGACGACGGACGCTGCTCCTTCTATCCTGTGGACGGAAGCGAGTTCGTGGTCGAGGCGGATGTCGTGATCGAGGCTATAGGTCAGGGACCAAACCCACTTCTCCTCAGAATGCTGCCCGAACTTACCAGAAACAGAAACGGCAGTGTTGCCGTGAACTGTCTTGGCGAAACGAGCATCCCCAAAGTCTATGCCGGTGGGGATGTCGCAACAGGAGCGGCCACCGTGATTCTCGCCATGGGAACCGCCAAGGAAGCCGCCGTCGCGATTGACAAGAAGCTTGGAAAATAATCTCCCTGACTTTTTCTTTTTTTCACCGGGCAGACCGGCCCGAACACAAGACTGAATATTCGCAGCCTCAAATGAAAGATAATGCATCTCGAAACAACCGAGTCACCCTCCAAAAAACCCAATAAAGATCCTCTGCAGATCGACATCGTGCTGGTAGAACCGCTGTACGAAGGAAACATCGGATTTGCCGCACGCGTGATGAAAAACTTCGGCTTTCATAATCTCGTTCTCATCAACCCTCCCAAACTCAGTATGAAGGCGGAAGCCCGTGCTTCGCATGCCAAAGACGTATTGGCAAACGCCGAGCGGATAACGCTGGATGAGGTCTTTGAACGAAGCAATATCTGTATCGCAACAACCGGCGGTCTTGCAAAATCCGTAACGAATCCGATGAGGATGCCGTATTACTCGGTCGCCGAGCTTCGCGAAATGCTCAAAGACGTCGACGGACGGGTCGCAATTTTGTTCGGCAGGGAAAACTGGGGACTCAATAACGAAGAGATCGCACGCTGCGATATCGTCTGCACAATACCGACAGATGAAGAATATCCGATCC
The sequence above is a segment of the uncultured Methanocorpusculum sp. genome. Coding sequences within it:
- a CDS encoding DUF447 domain-containing protein — its product is MGLLGEGITEVIAVTKDNAAPIGIIVRSGQSPKMILFKGSKTAENVEKYGWVTANFVSDPYLYPLYAFSDVAKSDLRNVFVGEMVMQLLRDADAWMAFTARIVNETKDAYFVELEPVGSEYCRDEMRPVNRGFNSVIDATVHATRYVMNHDPKLRELIEYHLGIVRKCGGPRDLEAAALIKEVCGL
- a CDS encoding triphosphoribosyl-dephospho-CoA synthase, which produces MSKLSLAETAELSMLLEVSANIKPGNIDRFHDYEDTKFRHFLASAVLARDVFEKVPELTLGEAMYAAVEHTNGHAGGNTHFGAFILLLPLIKGKGIAGACEAVLRTTVEDAVLFYQAFGRTQVRVNKEDEMDVNNPESIAMLREKRMTMLDVMRYSSGTDMVAREWTNGFALTRKAADILKEKDGADQIQEMFLRLMAAYPDTFIAKKFGYARAVTIMERAQLVRAGGLSLSMFDEECILGGVNPGSLADICIAGIFTALLEGWQWDC
- a CDS encoding methanogenesis marker 9 domain-containing protein; amino-acid sequence: MTAATRFISINGRPVKTPIVIASMAGITDAEFVLARSKHAGVAFIGGYNTDEPSRKASVAMEAAGRTEFNADFDEIATEIDILEGVDIIIGLNLRGATPEAFVSATKRFGPSVIYEIDAHCRQQSMIDAGCGEYLLHNPEKLCAIVSALAAEGMTVSVKTRAGVVDDRELARMLWKAGASILHVDLMDTGHTKIRQIRNSCPLIIIANNGVSSPDKMMDYFAHGADLVSVARSASLSVLQTLDRYIRAVAEEIGWYNAPKQLCRGGDLRSLTFCCMPVKQCPLLPSLESLGMSREEYLALKKEMTAAIPLSMGSHTCFGSLAYCCKSSTPCMFRDMTLKSIDLPMNEYMALKRTLSEKIVKKIFENV
- a CDS encoding Holliday junction resolvase translates to MSNDFEREMVVCMNRFFTENRMKGFAYRLKQSHFNTQYVDIIVDSLDPAYYLAIECKSLNGKRLYFTSNFHKDKDGVHQVDNISGFVKYTGRRGYLAVEFRGQGSKNEAYLMPWTKVLEFFETSAGISIEEFRKCTALERVPGGYRLSCLNPS
- a CDS encoding sulfide/dihydroorotate dehydrogenase-like FAD/NAD-binding protein yields the protein MGKYTIVQARALSEAVFEMWIHAPQVARHAKAGQFCIIHADGAGERVPLTISATNGDNIRIAFMAVGTTTKLLATLKTGDELRDVAGPLGMPSDIVEGSETVIIVGGGVGVACTPILAQAAKDAGNYVIGIIGARNRDLLIFEDDMRAICDELYVTTDDGSYGIKGFASGPLKDLCESGRKIDKVWIIGPGMMMKVTSEVTRPFGIKTYVSLNPVMVDGTGMCGSCRVTVGGEMKFACVDGPEFDAHEVDWNDLMTRQRMYLAEEKQSMDFREEHHECRCRKVE
- the gltA gene encoding NADPH-dependent glutamate synthase: MDRDADLRVADFEEVDLGLNKEQVIAEAQRCIQCKKPKCISGCPVGIDIPAFIQAIADEKFQDAVDIIKKDNMLPAVCGRVCPQETQCQGVCVLGIKGTPIAIGQLERYVADIERKKGAKCPKCAQPTNKKVAVVGSGPAGLACAAELARRGHSVTIFESLHEAGGVLMYGIPAFRMPKDIVQYEIDQVKKLGVEIKTNHIVGRSVSVEELLSYSAVFLGTGAGLPYFMCIPGENLPGVYSANEFLTRVNLMGANKFPENDTPVKVGKKVVVVGGGNVAMDAARVARRMGAEVTLMYRRGEADMPARLDEVRHAKEEGVFFMTATNPIAILGENNAVSGVKAIKMELGTPGDDGRCSFYPVDGSEFVVEADVVIEAIGQGPNPLLLRMLPELTRNRNGSVAVNCLGETSIPKVYAGGDVATGAATVILAMGTAKEAAVAIDKKLGK
- a CDS encoding RNA methyltransferase, whose amino-acid sequence is MHLETTESPSKKPNKDPLQIDIVLVEPLYEGNIGFAARVMKNFGFHNLVLINPPKLSMKAEARASHAKDVLANAERITLDEVFERSNICIATTGGLAKSVTNPMRMPYYSVAELREMLKDVDGRVAILFGRENWGLNNEEIARCDIVCTIPTDEEYPILNISHAVGIVCYELAHLQRGEYQLASKIEMESLYAHLGRFLEGIQHPIEKRETTLLLARRVLGRTKLTIREASTLHGILRRTEWHLKHPGQAYDAEDREYWDGSE